A genomic stretch from Gorilla gorilla gorilla isolate KB3781 chromosome 20, NHGRI_mGorGor1-v2.1_pri, whole genome shotgun sequence includes:
- the LOC101141135 gene encoding methyl-CpG-binding domain protein 3-like 2 — protein sequence MGEPAFTSLPSLPILGKLKRNMMPWALQKKREIHMAKAHRRRAARSALPMRLTSCIFQRPVTRIRSHPDNQVRRRKGDEHLEKPQQLCAYRRLQALQPCSSQGEGSSPLHLESVLSILAPGTASESLDRAGAEHVHSPLEPTPGRFPAVAGGPTPGMGCQLPPPLSGQLVTPADIRRQARRVKKARERLAKALQADRLARWAEMLTGG from the coding sequence gggAAGCTCAAAAGAAACATGATGCCCTGGGCTTTACAGAAGAAACGAGAAATCCACATGGCCAAGGCCCATCGGAGACGAGCTGCGAGGTCTGCTCTCCCCATGAGACTCACCAGCTGCATCTTCCAGAGGCCGGTGACAAGGATCAGGTCTCATCCTGACAACCAGGTCAGACGCAGAAAAGGGGATGAGCACCTGGAGAAGCCGCAGCAACTCTGCGCCTACCGGAGATTGCAGGCCCTGCAGCCCTGCAGCAGCCAAGGAGAAGGTTCAAGTCCACTGCATTTGGAGAGCGTCTTAAGTATCCTTGCACCGGGGACGGCCAGTGAATCTCTGGACAGAGCTGGTGCTGAGCATGTGCACAGCCCGCTTGAGCCCACCCCTGGGCGGTTTCCAGCTGTGGCAGGGGGGCCAACCCCAGGAATGGGTTGTCAGCTCCCACCGCCCCTCTCTGGCCAATTGGTGACTCCTGCAGATATCCGGAGACAGGCCAGGAGGGTGAAGAAAGCCAGGGAGAGACTGGCCAAGGCCTTGCAGGCAGACAGGCTGGCCAGGTGGGCAGAAATGCTGACAGGTGGATGA